In Candidatus Dormiibacterota bacterium, the genomic stretch GATCGAGCGCGATGCGCTACGTTCGGGAACCAACGACGGATTCGGTTCGTAGGCGACGCTACCGATCTGATATCCGCGCACGAGTTCGTTGAGGAACGGCGCGCGAAAACCGGTACCGATCGATGCCCGTAGGGCAAGATGCGATCCGAGGTCGTAGCGCGCCGCCAAACGGGGTGATATCGCGCGATCGATGCGCGGTGGAGCTGCGATACTGCCGCCGCCTCCGGCCGTGCTTCCGTTGGAGAAACCAACCTCGTCGGCGCGCGCGCCGGCGACGAACTCGGTGCGCGAGAATCGCAGCGTTTGTTGCAGCGCGATTCCGGCGAGTTGTTGATTTCCGCTGCCGCCGCTCTGGAACGCGCCGTTGGCTCCAAATTGGAGGCTGTCGCCGTACACGCTCCGCAGATCGGCGCGCGCCTCGAATGTCGATGCGGCACGATCGACCGTCCAGGCAATCGACGCCCCGCGCTCGGATGTCGGCACGTCTTGCGTGTATCGCAGCGTGCCGGGCTTTTGTGGAAAGACGTCCGCGCGATTCGTAATGCCGGTGTTGCGGACGTAACCGTTGACGTCGACGAGTGAATGGGGCCGTGGTATCCGCAGGCGCAGATGCTCTTGCGAGAGATGCCGCTCAAAATCGTAATTCGGGCGCCCTTCTTGCTGATAATCGTATGCGCCGCGGTAATCGGCATCGACGATCTCTCCACCGCTGGGACGGTAGCGAAGCCGTACCGATTCCATAGCGGCGCGCGCTTGGGCCGGGCTATCGATGGGGCTCGCGTACGCCGGTGGAAGGTCGGCATAGGAGAGTCGATCGCTCTCCAGCGCGACCGATGCGGCCAGGCGAGAGCCGACGTGCGTGCCCGCGCGGACGTAGGCGTGCGCGAAGGCATGCGATCCGCCCGCAAGGCCGATCAGCGCCTCGTTCGGCGATTGCGGGTTTGGGGGAGCGTAGGTTTCGATCTGCATCACGCCGCCGATCGCTCCCGCGCCGTAGAGCGCCGACCCTGCGCCGCGAAGCAACTCGACGCGCGTGATGTCGCTCACCGGATAGGCGGCCCAGTCGATTTGTCCGCCGAAACCGTCTTGAGCCGGAATGCCGTCGGCTAGTACGAGCCCACGATCCGAGCCTGCGCCGCCGAACGAAACGCGGAGTTGGCCGTAATTGGTAAATGCGCTGTTGCTGCGATCGCGGTCGAAGCCCGGCAACGCGCGCAGCAACTCATCGGAGAAGAGGGCCGGCGAATTGACGATCGCCGTGCGATCGAGCACCGAAGCGGCGACCGGCAGCCGGTGGAGCGATTCGCTCGAGCCGGTCGCAACGGAGACTTTTCCGATTACCGGGGGCGTACACGAGAGCGTGACATGCACTGCGGCCCCGATCGCTCGATCGAGGCTCAACGGGCGGCAATCAGGGGCCGAAACGACCACACGCGCGATCGCGCCGGGAACGACGACGATGCCGTTGCGATCGCTCCGGCGTTCCAGCGTTGTACCGGAAACGGTGGTCGCCACAACCCGCGCATCGTCGATCGGCGATCCGTCGATGCTGCTGGTGACGTACAGCGTGGATGAGAGCACGAGCGGGAGCATGAAGGCTACTGTACGGCAGAGCGTGCCTCAATGCATCGTCGAATCCCGTTCGGGACGGGTTATGGACGGGGACGCCCGAAAACGCTCCGTCGCTCGACGCGGCGCGCGGCCGCGTCAATGTAAACGCCAGCCAGGAGACGCAGATATGACCACGTTGCCCCGAATCGGTATCGTTGGGACCGGACGCATGGGCGCCGGCATCGCCAAACGGCTCCACGATGTCGGCTACCCGATCGCAGCCCTCTACGACATCCACGCGGACACCGCTTGCGAAACGGCGCGGGAGACCGGCGGCGAAGTGACCGCCTCGCTCGCCCGCGTCACGGAACTCAGCGATGTCGTCATCACGGTCGTGACCGACGATGCGGCTATGCGCGCTATTTTCGCGACCGCGGGAGATTCGCTGTTGCAAGGCGCGGCCGGGCGGATCTTCATCAACACCGCTACCGTGACGCCGGCCGTCCATGTCGAAGTCGAACGATTGGCCGAAGAGCGGGGCGGCCGTTCGCTCGAAGCCTGTATGGCGAGTTCGATTCCCCAAGCGCGCGAGGGCTCGCTGTATTTGATGGTTGGAGGCCACAAGGACGTGTTCGAGTCGGCTCGGCCGGTGCTGGAGAAGATGAGTGCCTCGCTGCGCTATGTTGGCGAGGCCGGGAAAGCCGCGCAACTCAAAGCGCTGGTGAATATGGTGATGAACGTCAATACGGCGGGACTCGCCGAGGGGCTAGGCCTAGCCGACGCTCTCGGTCTAGACTTAGATGTCGTGCGCGAAGTGTTCTCGCAGACCGGCGCAAACTCACGCGTGCTGGAGACCGATGGCCTGGATATGCAGAACCGGGATCACGAAGTGTTTTTCTCGGCCGACCACGCGGCGAAAGATTCCGGCATCGCGCTCGCGTTGGCACGCGACGTCGATCTGCGATTGCCGGTCGCCGCCGCCGCGCTGGGACAGTTCGAACTCATGAAGCAGTTGGGACTTGGCGGCCTCGATAAATCCGGCGTGTCGGAACTGACGTTTGCCAAGCGTCACGGGCAGGATGCCCGCGACGCGGCGAAAGGTTCGAGAACGTGAGCGAACTACCCGTACGCTTCGAAGACGGAGCGGAGACCATCCTCGAACGTTGGGGCACGTCCGGCCCGGTGATGCTGCTCGTGCACGGCATGACCAGTTCGCGCAAGGGCTGGGAGCGCTTGGCGCAGGCGTTCTCGGATCGTTACCGCGTCTTCGCATACGATCAACGCGGCCATGGGGACGCCGCATCGGTCCACCGCCCCATGGCGCTCTCGCGCGGCGTGCGCGACCTGGCGGAGATCGCAGGCGGTCTCGCCGAGCCGATCGACGTCGTGGTAGGGCACTCGTGGGGAGGTGCGGTCGCAATTCTCGGTGCTCCGCCGATCGGCGCACGGTGTGTCGTGGCGATCGACCCGATGCTCAATCAAGCGCCGGACGTGTGGTACGCCGAATACCTCGCCGAGCTCGACGATGTTTTTGCGTTGCAGGGCGACGAGCGGGAGCAGCGCGTACGCTCGGAGTATCCGGGCCATCCGCTCGACGTCGAAGGCAAGGTCCATGCGATGCGCTCGATGAGCGCGGCGCCCATCGCGGGGTTGCAGCGTGAGAATCCGATCGGCGATTGGCCCTTACCGGCGGCGCTTGCCGCTTACGACCGCCCGCTACTGTTAGCGATGGCCGATCCCGGCAAATCGATCGTCGACGCCGCTACGCTGGCGCGCGTGCGGGCGATGGTTCCGCCGGCGGTTGAGATCGTCACCTTCACCGGAGCCGGACACAGCCTCCACCGTACCGATTTCGAAGCCTTCGAGCGTGAGATGCGCCGGTTTCTGCGAGCCGGCGCATAGGGGCTACGACGCGAGGGCCCGAGCGCGCCGCTCGTTGGTTCCCGCGCTGGCGAGCGGGCCGCCGTTGCGCGCTTCGATTCCGCATTCGCGCAGCAGCTTCGTAACGCGGGCCCGCGCATCCGGGTCGTCGGCGCAGAGGTTCACGACACCGTTCCATGGGAGCGGCTCGACAAAGGCCTCGACCACATGCGGGCTATCGAGTTTGTGGGCGAGCGTCCGCGCGCCGTTCTGCGTTATCGTGGCTTCCGGGAGCATCGCGTCGATGACGATTCGATTCGGAAGCGGGCCCAGCTGCGTGAGGGCAGCATCGAGGTCCAGCCAATCCATGGCAAAAATCAGGATATCGCTCGTCATCGCCTGCCGATAGGGGGTGACGGCCACGGCCCCGGCTCCCAACTCGGCCGCCAAGCGTTCGGCGCGATCCGCATGGCCTGGATCGCTGACGGTCACCGATCCAGCCCGGGTGAAGATTTTTGCGAGTGTGCTTGCCTTGCTCGTGGTTCCAAGAATGCCGATCATCATACGTATCCCCTCCCCCAAAGGATAGGCCTTTACACACGGATACGAACTATGTCGAAGGTAGCAATCTCGGGGTTTGAAGCATGTCCGGCATTGTGATATAATGACCGTCTGTGCCCCGGCCCCCGGGACCCGCGATGACGATCGCGATACGCCTGGAGGCTCGTGGATCCGGTAGGAAGCAACGGTGGGAACCCTTACGTGACAACGTGAGTCGCGCTCCCTGCGTCAGCGGCCATCGGCGGGCGCCGGTATGACGGAGTGCCTTCGTGAACCTGATTGACGTCAATAACTTCGATGCGATGCGCATCGGCTTGGCTTCGCCCGAGCAGATTCGCGCCTGGTCGTTCGGTGAAGTAAAGAAGCCCGAAACGATCAACTACCGCACCCTCAAACCCGAGCGTGACGGTCTCTTCTGCGAGAAGATTTTCGGCCCGACCAAAGACTGGGAATGCCACTGCGGTAAGTACAAGCGGATCCGCTTCAAGGGCATGATCTGCGATCGCTGCGGCGTCGAGATCACGCGCGCCAAAGTGCGACGCGAGCGCATGGGGCACATCGAGCTTGCGACACCCGTAAGCCACATTTGGTATCTCAAGGGCGTCCCGAGCCGTATCGGTATCTTGCTCGATATGTCGCCGCGCCAGCTGGAGAAGGTGATCTACTTCGCGGCGTACGTCGTGATCGATCCCGGCGATACGAACTTGGTCAAACGCGAAGTGCTTTCGGAGCAGAAATACCGCGAAGCCCGCGACAAGTTCGGCAACCGCTTCAAGGCCGGCATGGGCGCCGAAGCGATCCGCGAATTGCTCCGCGACCTCAACCTCAAGAAATCGCAAGAAGAGCTCCGCAAAGAGTTTAAGGAAACGACGGGTCAGAAGCGCCTCAAGGCGATCAAGCGCCTCGAAGTCGTCGAAGCGTTTCTCGCCAGCGGCAACAAGCCGGAGTGGATGGTACTCTCGGCAGTTCCGGTCATCGCGCCCGAACTGCGCCCGATGGTGCAGCTCGACGGCGGCCGTTTCGCAACCTCGGATCTAAACGATCTCTACCGTCGCGTGATCAATCGCAACAACCGTCTCAAGCGGTTGCTCGAACTCAACGCTCCCGAGATCATCATCAAAAACGAGAAGCGCATGCTGCAAGAAGCGGTCGATGCGTTGATCGATAACGGGCGGCGCGGCCGGCCGGTTACCGGCCCCAACAATCGCCCGCTTAAATCGCTTTCAGACATTCTCAAGGGCAAGCAAGGGCGTTTCCGTCAGAACTTGCTCGGAAAGCGCGTCGACTACTCCGGCCGTTCGGTCATCGTGGTCGGCCCGTCGCTCAAGCTGCACCAATGCGGTTTGCCCAAAGAGATGGCGCTCGAGCTCTTCAAACCGTTCGTGATGAAAAAGCTCGTCGATCGCGCGCTCGCGCACAACATCAAGAGTGCGAAGCGCATGGTCGAACGCGTCCGTCCGGAAGTCTGGGACGTGCTCGAAGAAGTCATCAAGGAGCATCCGGTGCTGCTCAACCGCGCACCCACGCTCCATCGTCTGGGCATCCAGGCGTTCGAACCGGTGCTGGTTGAAGGCAAAGCCATCCACTTGCATCCGCTCGTCTGCACGCCGTACAACGCGGACTTCGACGGCGATCAGATGGCCGTCCATCTCCCGCTCAGCGCCGGCGCGCAGGCTGAAGCGCGCATCCTGATGCTCAGCTCCAACAACATCTTGCTTCCGGCGTACGGCAACCCCGTATCGATTCCGACCCAAGATATGGTGCTCGGCCTCTACTACCTCACGTTCCAGCGCAACGAGTACGTTGGGCCGGCTAAGGGGGCAATCTCCGCCGAGGACTTGGAGCCCCCGGCCCGCGCGAAGAAGAAGCACGCTCCTTCCGACGACGCACCGGGTGCGCTGCCGACGTTCTACGACGCGAAAGAAGCCGTCATCGCGTTCGATACCAACACCGTAGGCCTGCAAGAGTGGATCTACGTTCGTTGGAAAGGCGAACTGATCCGGACCACCATCGGTCGCGTCATCTTCAACATGGCGTTCCCGGATCGTTGGAACCACGCGTTCGTCAACCGCATCGTCGATAAGGGTGCGCTCAAGAAGACGATCACCGACTGTTACCGCACGTACGGCAACGCGGAGACCGCGCGCTTCTTGGATGCCATCAAGGAACTCGGCTTCCACTTCGCAACGCTTTCGGGGACGACCGTCTCCATCAGCGATATCGTCGTGCCGCAAGCCAAGCACGATATTCTCGATAAGGCCCAAAGCGCCGTTGACGAACTCCATCGGCTCTTCGACCAAGGCTTTATCTCCGACGACGAACGTTACACGAAGACGATCGAGATTTGGTCGAAGTCCGGCGACGCGGTCACGGCTGCCATGCAGGCGGCCCAGAACCCGCTCAACCCGGTCTTCATGATGGCCACCTCGGGTGCTCGTGGATCGATCGCTCAGGTCAAGCAGCTCGGCGGTATGCGCGGACTCATGTCCGATCCGTCGGGGCGCATCCTCGAGATCCCGGTCAAGGCTTCGCTCAAAGAAGGCTTGACGGTTCTGGAGTACTTCATCTCGACGCACGGCGCGCGTAAAGGCTTGGCCGATACCGCGCTGCGAACCGCCGACTCGGGTTACCTGACGCGCCGTCTCGTCGACGTGGCCCAGGACGTGATCATCCGCGAGGAAGATTGCGGCACCAACCACGGCATCACGGTCGGCGATATTCGCGTCGGCAAGGAAATCATCGAGCCGCTCAG encodes the following:
- a CDS encoding TonB-dependent receptor, whose amino-acid sequence is MLPLVLSSTLYVTSSIDGSPIDDARVVATTVSGTTLERRSDRNGIVVVPGAIARVVVSAPDCRPLSLDRAIGAAVHVTLSCTPPVIGKVSVATGSSESLHRLPVAASVLDRTAIVNSPALFSDELLRALPGFDRDRSNSAFTNYGQLRVSFGGAGSDRGLVLADGIPAQDGFGGQIDWAAYPVSDITRVELLRGAGSALYGAGAIGGVMQIETYAPPNPQSPNEALIGLAGGSHAFAHAYVRAGTHVGSRLAASVALESDRLSYADLPPAYASPIDSPAQARAAMESVRLRYRPSGGEIVDADYRGAYDYQQEGRPNYDFERHLSQEHLRLRIPRPHSLVDVNGYVRNTGITNRADVFPQKPGTLRYTQDVPTSERGASIAWTVDRAASTFEARADLRSVYGDSLQFGANGAFQSGGSGNQQLAGIALQQTLRFSRTEFVAGARADEVGFSNGSTAGGGGSIAAPPRIDRAISPRLAARYDLGSHLALRASIGTGFRAPFLNELVRGYQIGSVAYEPNPSLVPERSASRSIGLDYLETARHVSLDYTQTLVGDAIMFRTIDPTHQLRSNVARTQTDGLTLAYEQNAGACARLTGSVTDQFARVTGGDAAIVGKRLQYVPAIDATLGAEDTIGAVRAGLSIAYIGQTFADDLNAQPLGTAIVAGAHAIVPLARGMRLVAGIQNITGAHYLSSIDRYAMPAIASIGLEIPLSAKQPARRSDRCR
- a CDS encoding NAD(P)-dependent oxidoreductase; translation: MTTLPRIGIVGTGRMGAGIAKRLHDVGYPIAALYDIHADTACETARETGGEVTASLARVTELSDVVITVVTDDAAMRAIFATAGDSLLQGAAGRIFINTATVTPAVHVEVERLAEERGGRSLEACMASSIPQAREGSLYLMVGGHKDVFESARPVLEKMSASLRYVGEAGKAAQLKALVNMVMNVNTAGLAEGLGLADALGLDLDVVREVFSQTGANSRVLETDGLDMQNRDHEVFFSADHAAKDSGIALALARDVDLRLPVAAAALGQFELMKQLGLGGLDKSGVSELTFAKRHGQDARDAAKGSRT
- a CDS encoding alpha/beta hydrolase, coding for MSELPVRFEDGAETILERWGTSGPVMLLVHGMTSSRKGWERLAQAFSDRYRVFAYDQRGHGDAASVHRPMALSRGVRDLAEIAGGLAEPIDVVVGHSWGGAVAILGAPPIGARCVVAIDPMLNQAPDVWYAEYLAELDDVFALQGDEREQRVRSEYPGHPLDVEGKVHAMRSMSAAPIAGLQRENPIGDWPLPAALAAYDRPLLLAMADPGKSIVDAATLARVRAMVPPAVEIVTFTGAGHSLHRTDFEAFEREMRRFLRAGA
- a CDS encoding NAD(P)-binding domain-containing protein; this translates as MMIGILGTTSKASTLAKIFTRAGSVTVSDPGHADRAERLAAELGAGAVAVTPYRQAMTSDILIFAMDWLDLDAALTQLGPLPNRIVIDAMLPEATITQNGARTLAHKLDSPHVVEAFVEPLPWNGVVNLCADDPDARARVTKLLRECGIEARNGGPLASAGTNERRARALAS
- the rpoC gene encoding DNA-directed RNA polymerase subunit beta' encodes the protein MIDVNNFDAMRIGLASPEQIRAWSFGEVKKPETINYRTLKPERDGLFCEKIFGPTKDWECHCGKYKRIRFKGMICDRCGVEITRAKVRRERMGHIELATPVSHIWYLKGVPSRIGILLDMSPRQLEKVIYFAAYVVIDPGDTNLVKREVLSEQKYREARDKFGNRFKAGMGAEAIRELLRDLNLKKSQEELRKEFKETTGQKRLKAIKRLEVVEAFLASGNKPEWMVLSAVPVIAPELRPMVQLDGGRFATSDLNDLYRRVINRNNRLKRLLELNAPEIIIKNEKRMLQEAVDALIDNGRRGRPVTGPNNRPLKSLSDILKGKQGRFRQNLLGKRVDYSGRSVIVVGPSLKLHQCGLPKEMALELFKPFVMKKLVDRALAHNIKSAKRMVERVRPEVWDVLEEVIKEHPVLLNRAPTLHRLGIQAFEPVLVEGKAIHLHPLVCTPYNADFDGDQMAVHLPLSAGAQAEARILMLSSNNILLPAYGNPVSIPTQDMVLGLYYLTFQRNEYVGPAKGAISAEDLEPPARAKKKHAPSDDAPGALPTFYDAKEAVIAFDTNTVGLQEWIYVRWKGELIRTTIGRVIFNMAFPDRWNHAFVNRIVDKGALKKTITDCYRTYGNAETARFLDAIKELGFHFATLSGTTVSISDIVVPQAKHDILDKAQSAVDELHRLFDQGFISDDERYTKTIEIWSKSGDAVTAAMQAAQNPLNPVFMMATSGARGSIAQVKQLGGMRGLMSDPSGRILEIPVKASLKEGLTVLEYFISTHGARKGLADTALRTADSGYLTRRLVDVAQDVIIREEDCGTNHGITVGDIRVGKEIIEPLSDRIVGRRAAEEVRVDPKRPTTTIVARDQEIDEEKAKALVDAGISQVKIRSVLTCQSKYGVCSLCYGRDLATGKKADIGTAVGIIAAQSIGEPGTQLTLRTFHTGGVATEDIITGLPRVEEIFEARKPKGQAVITEVAGTIKFGDEKNKRIIFVIDEAGENHEYDVPLGTHLAVQDGGTVKPGDQLNEGSLNPHDILRLKGETALQNYMVREVQKVYRSQGVDINDKHVEVIVRSMMRKVKIVEGGDTQMLPGQLVEAATFHENNEKVKAEKLAIATANPVLLGVTKASLATESFLSAASFQETTRVLTDAAIKGKYDPLLGLKENVIIGKLIPAGTGMSRYRNIDIVPEGQDVDDDGRPRQPLEAATAYSMTADDAALIEATMGANGDNVSRLVSAYEKNREPLTVQYEGEYEDHVAVHAAPKKTQYDRIKGINPEDL